One genomic region from Myxocyprinus asiaticus isolate MX2 ecotype Aquarium Trade chromosome 27, UBuf_Myxa_2, whole genome shotgun sequence encodes:
- the LOC127418160 gene encoding gap junction alpha-3 protein-like has protein sequence MGDWSLLGKLLESAQEHSTVVGKVWLTVLFIFRILILGTAAEKVWSDEQSGFSCDTKQPGCQNVCYDNTFPISHIRFWVLQIIFVSTPTLIYLGHILHLVRMEEKHKEKEKKLAQQGNKQPLIEESKSRKFPIRDEQGHVHLQGDILRTYVFNIIFKTLFEVAFIVAQYFLYGFDLKPLYTCDRPPCPNTVNCYISRPTEKTIFIIFMLVVACVSLILNLLEIYHLGFTKCHQSLRYRKTALSPGTSSKAPSEPVLPFIPNCNYFHGHQQHYQPPPEYSLSTAAVKGSFLLYNNKTAYKQNKDNFAVERNVKPEKCDLTLYKALGVVAGSLSDHQPKPNPTAKHVNKTRIDDLKI, from the coding sequence ATGGGTGACTGGAGTTTGCTGGGGAAGCTCTTGGAGAGCGCTCAGGAACATTCCACTGTGGTGGGCAAAGTGTGGCTGACGGTTCTCTTCATCTTCCGGATCCTCATTCTTGGCACAGCGGCAGAGAAAGTGTGGAGCGACGAGCAGTCGGGCTTCAGCTGCGACACCAAACAGCCCGGCTGCCAAAATGTCTGCTACGACAATACCTTCCCCATATCTCACATCCGCTTCTGGGTGTTACAGATCATCTTTGTGTCGACTCCAACGCTCATATACCTGGGCCACATCCTGCATTTGGTGCGCATGGaggaaaaacacaaagaaaaagagaagaaacTCGCCCAACAAGGAAACAAACAGCCCCTCATTGAAGAGTCCAAGTCAAGGAAGTTTCCTATTCGAGATGAACAAGGCCATGTGCACCTCCAGGGAGATATTTTGCGCACATACGTCTTTAACATCATCTTCAAAACATTGTTTGAGGTAGCTTTCATTGTTGCACAATATTTTTTGTATGGATTTGATCTGAAACCGCTCTATACGTGTGACCGACCACCTTGCCCCAACACCGTCAACTGCTACATCTCCAGACCGACCGAGAAGACCATCTTCATTATCTTCATGCTTGTGGTGGCCTGTGTGTCTCTCATTCTTAATCTGTTGGAAATCTATCACCTGGGCTTCACAAAGTGCCATCAGAGCCTGAGGTACAGAAAGACAGCATTGTCTCCTGGAACTTCCTCTAAAGCACCTAGTGAACCCGTACTTCCATTTATCCCCAATTGTAACTATTTTCATGGGCATCAGCAGCATTACCAACCTCCCCCAGAATACAGTCTCTCCACCGCAGCTGTAAAAGGTTCTTTCCTACTGTATAACAACAAGACAGCTTACAAGCAGAACAAGGATAACTTTGCAGTGGAGAGGAATGTCAAACCAGAGAAATGTGACCTGACATTATACAAGGCGTTGGGTGTAGTCGCTGGATCACTATCAGATCACCAGCCAAAGCCAAACCCCACTGCAAAACACGTCAACAAGACCAGAATAGATGATCTGAAAATCTGA
- the LOC127418174 gene encoding gap junction beta-1 protein-like, with product MNWASFYAVISGVNRHSTGIGRIWLSVIFIFRILVLVVAAESVWGDEKSSFTCNTQQPGCNSVCYDQFFPISHIRLWSLQLILVSTPALLVAMHVAHRRHIERKILKISGRGNTKDFESIKTQKFKIAGSLWWTYMISILFRIIFEAVFLYIFYMIYPDIKMVRLVKCDSYPCPNTVDCFVSRPTEKTIFTVFMLTVSGVCVLLNFAEVVYLIGRACLRYFQGTGGESKGPWLSQKLASYKQNESNQLISEHSFKPRFNVGRKPVADKSERCSAF from the coding sequence ATGAATTGGGCGTCGTTTTATGCCGTGATAAGTGGTGTGAACAGGCATTCGACGGGCATCGGGCGCATCTGGCTCTCTGTCATCTTCATCTTCCGGATCCTGGTGCTGGTGGTGGCGGCCGAAAGCGTGTGGGGTGACGAAAAGTCCAGCTTCACCTGCAACACCCAACAGCCCGGCTGCAACAGCGTCTGCTACGACCAGTTCTTCCCCATCTCTCACATCCGCCTCTGGTCTCTGCAGCTCATCCTGGTGTCCACACCCGCCCTGCTGGTCGCCATGCACGTAGCTCATCGCCGGCACATCGAGAGGAAGATCCTGAAAATTTCCGGCCGGGGGAACACAAAGGACTTTGAATCCATCAAGACTCAGAAGTTCAAGATTGCCGGTTCTCTTTGGTGGACTTACATGATCAGCATTCTATTCCGCATCATTTTCGAGGCCGTTTTCTTGTACATCTTCTACATGATCTACCCAGACATCAAGATGGTGCGTCTCGTAAAGTGCGACTCCTACCCCTGCCCGAATACGGTGGACTGTTTTGTGTCTCGCCCAACAGAAAAGACTATCTTCACTGTCTTCATGCTGACGGTGTCTGGAGTGTGTGTTTTGTTGAACTTTGCAGAGGTGGTGTATTTAATAGGCCGTGCGTGTCTCAGATACTTTCAGGGAACAGGAGGGGAATCCAAAGGGCCTTGGCTCTCTCAAAAACTGGCATCCTACAAGCAGAATGAAAGTAATCAGCTGATATCAGAGCACTCGTTTAAGCCCAGATTTAACGTTGGCCGAAAACCGGTCGCTGATAAGAGCGAGCGCTGCTCTGCTTTCTAG